The proteins below are encoded in one region of Ostrea edulis chromosome 3, xbOstEdul1.1, whole genome shotgun sequence:
- the LOC125673995 gene encoding uncharacterized protein LOC125673995, with the protein MENVSTNGTTISEEEFRRRISTEIFSRHLIPSLVYVIVLFLIGVPGNCLVCHVYTKKWRRRRKPSTLFVLALSWFDLLNNLVSLPTEIYLLTNYMSFDSPFLCKSSRFVTFFMNAASSVVLVGIAIDRFRGIWCSFKTKPFSVSRAKFIVILSVIVAAVTCWPSVLLYGTHTIQSNQHFLKSCLIDDDFSDSKNNIYPFIYGMYLLGSNVVVDITFIVLYSLIGIRIYRRRQFGSLSPKRSWSTVVTFKRRPSLCSFSSTTNMEEDSIPLNAGKGSKFCARLVRQESFTSNKSYNNLRYKYNMNRSVDSLPAKVNGLKSENSCRTLSRISEMQNMTLDHEYRKRSASLPECNVLHVGLTDGKKSPKSTLLKGKSLSRQASFISSQTLPSDVCRYGRTYHTGRTTFMLFVVTLAYVLTFVPYCVIVVIRYSDDGFYNRQNDLQKNFYQIFLRSYLLSSAINPLIYSFTSQAFRKECAALSKKLFCKLRAMNV; encoded by the coding sequence ATGGAAAACGTTTCAACAAATGGAACAACGATTTCGGAAGAGGAATTTCGCCGGAGAATTTCAACTGAGATCTTCAGTCGCCATCTTATCCCATCCTTAGTTTACGTGATAGTGCTTTTCTTAATTGGAGTCCCCGGAAACTGCCTAGTGTGTCACGTGTACACCAAAAAATGGCGGAGAAGACGAAAACCGTCGACCCTTTTCGTGCTAGCTCTTTCGTGGTTTGATTTACTGAACAATTTAGTGTCCTTGCCGACTGAAATATATCTTCTGACCAACTACATGTCATTTGATTCTCCATTTTTATGCAAATCCTCAAGATTTGTGACATTCTTCATGAATGCGGCTTCCTCCGTTGTTCTTGTTGGGATTGCAATTGACAGATTTAGAGGAATATGGTGTTCGTTTAAAACCAAACCATTCAGTGTATCGAGAGCCAAGTTTATCGTCATTCTCTCAGTGATCGTCGCAGCAGTCACGTGTTGGCCCAGTGTTCTTCTGTACGGAACCCACACCATTCAATCAAATCAGCATTTTCTAAAATCTTGCCTTATTGATGATGATTTCAGTGACAgtaaaaataacatttatcCTTTCATATATGGAATGTATTTATTAGGGTCTAACGTGGTCGTGGACATAACTTTCATTGTGTTATATTCCTTGATAGGTATACGAATATACCGTCGACGTCAATTTGGTAGTCTGAGTCCAAAGAGGAGTTGGAGTACAGTGGTGACTTTCAAAAGGCGACCCAGTCTATGTTCTTTCTCTAGCACAACCAACATGGAGGAAGACAGCATTCCATTGAATGCTGGGAAGGGTAGCAAATTTTGCGCTAGATTAGTGCGCCAGGAAAGTTTTACAAGTAACAAATCGTACAACAATCTTAGATATAAGTACAATATGAATCGCTCAGTGGACTCTCTGCCCGCCAAAGTGAATGGATTAAAGTCCGAAAACTCTTGTCGAACTCTATCGAGAATAAGTGAAATGCAAAACATGACACTGGATCATGAATACCGAAAACGGTCTGCGAGTTTACCCGAATGCAATGTTTTACATGTTGGTTTGACTGATGGTAAAAAGTCTCCCAAAAGCACTTTGTTGAAAGGAAAAAGTTTATCCAGACAGGCATCCTTTATATCTTCGCAGACTCTCCCTAGCGATGTCTGTCGGTATGGTCGGACTTATCACACAGGGAGAACTACTTTTATGTTGTTTGTTGTGACGCTGGCGTATGTTTTAACTTTCGTACCCTACTGTGTGATAGTTGTAATACGTTACTCAGACGATGGGTTTTACAACAGACAAAATGACTTACAAAAGAATTTCTATCAGATATTCCTACGATCCTATCTTCTATCTAGCGCTATCAATCCACTCATATATAGCTTCACTAGTCAAGCATTTCGTAAAGAGTGCGCAGCTCTCTCAaaaaagttgttttgtaaacttAGGGCCATGAATGTGTGA